The genomic DNA GAGGTTCTGGTTCACGGCCATGATCCAGCGTTCGTAATAGGTCATGGTTTCAAACGCGTCTTCGCCCATATCTTCGAGGACACGGCGCAGCCCGTCGACCGTGAAAAAACCCTTGGCAGCGCCGAGGATCATCAATGCATCAACGCGTTTTTCCCAAAGAGAGAAATCATTATCGGCATCCGGGCGTTGGTGCATCGGGATTGGGCCAGCGGTGTCGCCGCCCATGTCGTGCCAACGGCGCGCGTGTTGGTCGTGCCAACGGCGCGCAGCAGATGGAGTTTTTGAATCTGTCATAGGCCGATGCTAGGCTGACATGCCTGCGCAGGGAACCCTGCAAACTGTGCGTTAGTCTTCGTTGTCCAAATTGAGGGTGATCGTCCCGGCATCCGCCGCTGCGCGGATGGCTGTGACCACGGCCGTTTGCGCGGCTTCTGCGTCGGATTGTCTGATCTTACTGGCTTCAGACATCTCTTCGCGTAGATTGTCGGCCATGCGTGTCGACATATTGTCGAGCAGGTGTGCGGCTGCTGTAGCCAAAAGACCACCCATTTCAGTGGCAGACGCCAAGGCGCACACAAGGTCCGCAGGATCAATGTTGCGCAACACCTTTGGCACCTCTGGAGTGGCGAGCCGCGCGGGGATGTCCGCAAAGGTGAAGATCGCTTTGCGCACGCCTTCGCCAAAGGTGGGGTCTTGTGACAACAGCCCTTCGAGGACAGAATCTCGGGTCGAGGCGGGTGTTGAATTGAGGATCGCACCGATGCGATGTTCTGCGCTGTCGGTAAAGGCGGGCAGGGACGCGCCACAGTATTGCTGCGCCAAACCTGTGCCGATCCGCGCGATGGCGTCAGATTTGACGTTTGTCGTCTTGGACATGGCATAGGCGATCCGGCGGGCGCGATCGCCGGGCATTAGGCCCAACAGGCTGGCGGCCTTGCTCGTCGGGAGTTTTGAGAGAACAATGGCGCAGACTTCTGCGCTTTCGGCGTCGGTGATGGGCAACATTTCTTCGGGTGTCAGTTTTAGCACGATGGTCCAAGGGTCGCTGCCCGATTGCGCGGCGGCTTCTTCGCGTAAACGCGCCACAGTCCCTGCCGAAATACGCCCTTCGAGGGATTTCAACGCTGCCTCAAAACTGCCGGGTGCGGTCAGTGCGACGTCGGCAAGTTCACGGGCGAATTCCTGCACAACGCTGTTCAATGTCTCTTTGTCGATGATGTTGAGCGCGCCGAGTTCGCGGGTCAGACGTACCTGCGCCGCTTCTGGCAATTGCGACAGTGGCAGATCACCGCCGCTACGCAACAAAAGTTGCACCACCATCGCCGCCTTACGGGATCGCGTAATATCAGTTCTGGGCAATGAGGTCGGGGTGCCAGCCATAAAAGCGTGCTCCTGAAAAAAAAAGGCGCATGCGGTTCCTTAGCCGTTCAAGGTGAATAAGGACTTAATCCAGCTGGCGGCTGGGTGGCTAATTATGGCCCTTATTGATTTTGGACAAGGTGGGTTGGCAGCGTGGCCTGCAACTATCGAAAGGGGTGGTTTCCAGTCATTAAAATCTAGACGTCGCACCCAGTCTTTCGCGCCTAGGTTGTTGGTGGATGGGTCATCTTGACCGACAGTTGATGCAGTTGGGTTCGCAATTCTTCGGACGTTCCACCCTGCAACGCCGTCATGTCGTGAAGCGCCTGAACGCACTGCGATAACTGTTTGATCTCTTCGTCAGTATATTCACGATCAGGGCGTGAAAAACTGGCCAAGCTGCGGCTGCCACCGGTATCCGTTGAAATTGTGACACCGAAGGCCATTCCATACGCAAGAGACTGCCCTAATATGTTTTGATCATCCATTTCTGCCAAACCGGACCATCGAATCGATCCAGTTTCTGTGAAGCCCCACCGCACTGTGGGATCCTGCATAACGTAGCCTTTTTCAGAGTAAATATCGGTCCAGTCCTTCGGGTAGGTCTGGAACAAAAAATCAGGGGATGTGAGGCGGATGTGGAATGCGATTGCGAAGCCTGACGGTGCCAGATTTTCAACACTTTCCAGCAATACTTTAATTTTACCGGTATCGGCCATTCTGCCACCCCAACTCGCTTTGTAGTTGCTTGTCCTAAAACGTAACAGCTAATATGAAGGAACAAGCAATATGGCTAATGTAGGTGATTGGTGGTCGCAATGACAGTGTCATTCGTTCAGTTCTACCATAGAAAGGGCGAGGCTTGATTGAACTCAACTCTCCCGAAGATGTTGATATTATAGCCAGGAATGGCTATTATATCGCCTTGCGTGTTGGCTTTGCGTTCCCGCTTGAAGAAGTGAATGCACTGCCCGCGCCTTGGGTGGATCACTACACAACGCATCGGTTCATGTTGCACGATCCGGTCATACGCTGGATCTACGCCAACACGGGCGCCATCACCTGGAGCGCGATTGATTTGCCCGATCCGATGCGCGTTCTGCATCAGGCGCAGACGTTTGGGCTGCGCTACGGTGTGGCTGTTGCGTGTTTTGATGGCAACCGCGAAGGCCAGCGATCGTTCGGGACGTTCGCGCGGTCGGATCGTGAGTTTGAACAGGCTGAAATCGACGCCCTGCACGCCTACGTTTTGAAGCGCCACCATGCCAAAGCGCCGCCAACGAATCTTACGAATGCTGAGCTTGAGGCGCTGAGAATGGTAAGAGAAGGTTTACGGTTGAAACAAATCGCTCATTTACTAGGCATCTCTGAAGGCGCAGTCAAACAGCGCCTGAAGAACGCTAAAAACAAGCTCGGCGCGCAAACATCTGCACAAGCCGCTGCAATGGTTGGAGAATTTGGATTGATCTGAACCTTTTGAAATCATTAATAAATGGTTAAAAGCTGTGTGCTCGTCAATCTATAACAAATATATTTCAGCAAAAGCAGTTTCGTAGTTAACAACCAAATGATCTCAGCGCTAAATGGACTCTCCAAAAAGGAGAGTAACTATGAAAAATATCACCTTTGAATTGTCTAACGTGCACCTGTACGGTCCGGCATTTTTTGACTATTTAAGCCTGCGTAAGCGGTTCTTCGTCGATGAATTACACTGGCAAATACCGCATAATGCGGATGTTGAGATGGATCAGTATGATAATCCGATGGCGCGGTATTCGCTCGTGCTGGATGATGACGGTCGGGTCGTGGCGGGCGCGCGTGCCATGTCCACGACGGCAAAGTGGGGCGATCATACCTACATGCTGAAAGACGCGATGACAGGTAAGTTGGGCACGATCCCAAATAATCTGCTGAGTGAAATTGTCGACAGCCCCAAGGTTTGGGAATGTACCCGTCTTGTGATGGCGCCCGAAATTAATTCCATGCGGGCACGGTTGCAATGTTTGGATATGATCGTAGGGGGGCTCATTGATATGGCCACCGCGGAAGGTGCGGAGCGGATGATGTCGCTGTCAAACCTGTGGGTATTGCGGGCGCTGAAGCGGTTAGGCTACGGCGCCGAATTTCTGGGCCAACCGTATGAGAATGGCGATGACGGCCACAAGTATGCGGTGATCGGAATTCCTGCGCGTCACAAACAAGTCGCCGATAATGTCCTGCAAATGAGCGCAGCTTAAAAACCGGTGCCATTCCATGGGCCTCTGGGGGGGGGCCCATGGTGGTTGTTATTTGATTTAGGTCATCGCGCCAAAAACGCGGGCGAAAATCGTGTCGACGTGTTTGGTATGATAATCAAGGTTAAAGTTCTCGTTAATAGCATCTACACCAAGTGCTGCGACGACCTGTTCGTCGGCCAGCAATTCTTCGCGAAAATCTGTGCGTTCTTCCCAAACTTTCAAAGCGTTGCGTTGCACCATTGCATAAGCGTCTTCGCGTGATGTGCCTGCTTGTGTCAGGGCCAAAAGCACGCGTTGTGACATCACCAGACCGGGGAATTTGTTCATATTTTCGAGCATATTTCCGGGGAAGATCAGCATTTTATCGACAACACCCGTCAGACGGTTGAGCGCGAAGTCCAGCGTTACGGTTGCGTCTGGCCCAATGCCGCGTTCCACCGATGAATGGCTGATATCACGTTCGTGCCAGAGCGCGACGTTTTCCATTGCAGGGATCACGGTCATGCGCACAAGACGCGCCAGACCTGTCAGGTTTTCCGTCAACACAGGGTTCTTTTTGTGCGGCATTGCCGAACTGCCCTTTTGCCCGGCTGAAAAGAATTCTGCGCCTTCCAACACTTCGGTACGCTGCATGTGGCGGATTTCTGTGGCGACGTTTTCGATTGAACTGGCAATCACGCCAAGTGTGGCAAAGAACATCGCGTGACGGTCTCGCGGGATGACTTGTGTGCTGATCGGTTCAGGTGTTAGGCCCAACTGCGCGCAGACATGTTCTTCGACGCGAGGGTCGATATTGGCGAAGGTTCCGACCGCGCCGGACACTGCTCCTGTCGAAACCTCTGTGCGGGCAGTTTTCATCCGCACAAGGTTGCGATCCATTTCGGCGTAAAAACGTGCGAATGTCAGGCCCATGGTTGTGGGTTCTGCGTGAATGCCGTGGCTACGTCCGACGCGAATGGTCATCTTGTGTTCCATCGCACGGCGTTTCAGCGCTGCCAGCAACGCTTCGATGTCGGCAATCAGAATGTCGGCGGCGCGCACAAGCTGCACATTGAAACAGGTGTCCAGCACATCCGAAGACGTCATACCTTGATGCACGAAGCGGGCCTCGTCGCTGCCGACGTGTTCGGCCAGATGGGTCAGGAACGCGATGACGTCGTGTTTTGTCACGGCTTCGATTTCGTCAATCCGCGTCACGTCGAATTCCACGTCTTTGGCTTTCCACACGGCATTCGCGTTTTCGCGTGGAATGACGCCGATGTCGGCCATGGCGTCGCAGGCATGGGCTTCGATCTCATACCAGATGCGGAACTTGGTGGCGGGTTCCCAAATGTCGGTCATGGTGGGGCGTGAATAGCGCGGGATCATAGGTTTTGGCCTTTTTGTGAGGTGCAAAAGCGGATGAGGGCGTCATAGTAGGGTGCAGCACGGGTCACAAGAGAAGGGCGATCAGAATGGGTCGGTTATTCGCATTTATCGGTTCATATGACGTCTCGCGCGACATTGACGACCGCAAAGTGGGTGCGCATTCGCGTTTTGAAGGGCGGGCGGTGTTGTCAGCGTTGCCGCATGGCGCGGCGTACCGCGAAATTGGCGCATTGATCCTGAACGATCAACGATTTGAGGCAGAGCGCAGTTATTTATGGCACGAAAACGCGGGGCGGATTTGGGTTCGCTTTGCCGATGGTCGTGACTTTCATGATTTTGATCCAACCCTAGGCGGCTTGGCGAGTGCGCATCTATGCGGGGCGGACATGTACCGAGGTGGCTATGATCTGTCAGACTGGCCGCGTTGGAACGTTACGTGGGAAGTGAGCGGGCCGCGTAAGGATTACCGGTCGGTCACAACCTATGCGCCAACCACCTGACCAGATCGTGCTTCGCACTTGCAGAAAGAGATGTGCTGGGGCATCACTTGTGTAAATGAGACAATCACAGGAGCCTGATACAATGGCGATGACGATGAATAACCCCGCATTGGCCGAAGTTTTTGGCCCAACCGAGGGCGTAGCGCTTCGGATCAAACAGGTTGTAATGGTGCTGCTTGGCATCTTTTTGCTTGCGGTGGCCGCGAAGATTTCAATCCCAATGATCCCTGTACCGATCACTATGGGTACGTTTGCAGTGCTGACTGTCGGTGCTGCCTATGGCCCGCGTCTGGGCATGGCTACGATCCTTGGCTATATGATTATTGGTGTCGCTGGCTTTGATGTCTTTGCAGGGTCTTCCGCCGAAGCGTTTGGCATAGAATATATGATGGGCGGCACGGGCGGCTATTTGGTTGGCTATGTGTTGGCGACATTGGCGCTTGGATTTGCTGCTCGCAAAGGCTGGGACCGGTCCATCGGAACCATGGCGTTGGCGATGTTGGTCGGTAATGCGTTGATCTACATTCCAGGTTTGTTGTGGCTGGGATCGCTTTATGGTTGGGACAAGCCGATCCTTGAGTGGGGCTTCACGCCGTTCATCGTTGGTGATTTTCTGAAGTTGGCGTTGGCGGCATTACTTGTCCCAGCGATCTGGAAGCTTGTCGGTAAGGCCCGCAGCTAACTCGCCCTATTTGGGTTGTTAAATTGAGAGGCGCGGCCTTGACCTGACGCATTCCGGCTTTTGGGACACATAGAGGCTTTCGCGATTTATTTCGCGGGGGCCTCTTGATTGAGAAAGCCATTACCGTGTCTCGAACTTTCTCCAAAGCGGTGTGCCGTGGAACAACCAAGGTCGATAAAAGATCCTGCGTGGATCAGGTGCCTTGTTCTTTGGATTGTCGGCACCCAGCCGCATCGCCGGGGTCCGCATTACCGGCGCGGCGGTTCGCCGCTTCGGGACTTTCAGGGATTTGGACGATCCAGGAACCCGCACTGTAGAGACACCTTGGGCCACCTCGGTTGTGCCCTGCCCCGACGACCCAGACGCTACATACTGCCGTGTCTCGAACCAGTTGTAATACACGCGATAGATATTGAGCAGGGCGACCAAGCTAGCAGGATTAAATACTGCGCCGTTTATGTAGCTGGGACCGTTTCGACTGCCGCGCCCACCTGCCCGCGCGGTTGGACTGATCCGGCTCCGCACAGAGTTCATAAAAGCGGTTCATACAGGCTGGATTGTGGTGTTCAACACACGACGAGCGAGCGCCTCCCTTAGATCGTCATCAGCTATCTTTTGATCGAAGCCTACCGACTTCAAACGCTTTCGCTATTTTGACCGGAGCACTGGAAAGCCCACCGTCTTTTCGGTCTCACCGTAATGCTGGACAGGCGAGCTGGCCCAGAACTGTGGGAACTGGGCAGATTGAAAGTTGGCGATCGGAAAAGGATGCACCGCGTCCTGGCTATCAGTCTTCACTGCTGGCATTAGCCCTGCTGCGCAGAACCGTCTCAATAGCTCCCATCTCGGAAGCTCTTCGCCTACAATCCGCGTCTGAATCTCACCAAACTCCTCGAACGCCTTTTCGAATTTTTTGATACGGCTTTGGTTCGTTGGCGTAGAAGCTTCCTTGTC from Octadecabacter antarcticus 307 includes the following:
- a CDS encoding FliG C-terminal domain-containing protein; its protein translation is MAGTPTSLPRTDITRSRKAAMVVQLLLRSGGDLPLSQLPEAAQVRLTRELGALNIIDKETLNSVVQEFARELADVALTAPGSFEAALKSLEGRISAGTVARLREEAAAQSGSDPWTIVLKLTPEEMLPITDAESAEVCAIVLSKLPTSKAASLLGLMPGDRARRIAYAMSKTTNVKSDAIARIGTGLAQQYCGASLPAFTDSAEHRIGAILNSTPASTRDSVLEGLLSQDPTFGEGVRKAIFTFADIPARLATPEVPKVLRNIDPADLVCALASATEMGGLLATAAAHLLDNMSTRMADNLREEMSEASKIRQSDAEAAQTAVVTAIRAAADAGTITLNLDNED
- a CDS encoding autoinducer binding domain-containing protein, with product MADTGKIKVLLESVENLAPSGFAIAFHIRLTSPDFLFQTYPKDWTDIYSEKGYVMQDPTVRWGFTETGSIRWSGLAEMDDQNILGQSLAYGMAFGVTISTDTGGSRSLASFSRPDREYTDEEIKQLSQCVQALHDMTALQGGTSEELRTQLHQLSVKMTHPPTT
- a CDS encoding helix-turn-helix transcriptional regulator; the protein is MIELNSPEDVDIIARNGYYIALRVGFAFPLEEVNALPAPWVDHYTTHRFMLHDPVIRWIYANTGAITWSAIDLPDPMRVLHQAQTFGLRYGVAVACFDGNREGQRSFGTFARSDREFEQAEIDALHAYVLKRHHAKAPPTNLTNAELEALRMVREGLRLKQIAHLLGISEGAVKQRLKNAKNKLGAQTSAQAAAMVGEFGLI
- the purB gene encoding adenylosuccinate lyase — encoded protein: MIPRYSRPTMTDIWEPATKFRIWYEIEAHACDAMADIGVIPRENANAVWKAKDVEFDVTRIDEIEAVTKHDVIAFLTHLAEHVGSDEARFVHQGMTSSDVLDTCFNVQLVRAADILIADIEALLAALKRRAMEHKMTIRVGRSHGIHAEPTTMGLTFARFYAEMDRNLVRMKTARTEVSTGAVSGAVGTFANIDPRVEEHVCAQLGLTPEPISTQVIPRDRHAMFFATLGVIASSIENVATEIRHMQRTEVLEGAEFFSAGQKGSSAMPHKKNPVLTENLTGLARLVRMTVIPAMENVALWHERDISHSSVERGIGPDATVTLDFALNRLTGVVDKMLIFPGNMLENMNKFPGLVMSQRVLLALTQAGTSREDAYAMVQRNALKVWEERTDFREELLADEQVVAALGVDAINENFNLDYHTKHVDTIFARVFGAMT
- a CDS encoding biotin transporter BioY, with protein sequence MAMTMNNPALAEVFGPTEGVALRIKQVVMVLLGIFLLAVAAKISIPMIPVPITMGTFAVLTVGAAYGPRLGMATILGYMIIGVAGFDVFAGSSAEAFGIEYMMGGTGGYLVGYVLATLALGFAARKGWDRSIGTMALAMLVGNALIYIPGLLWLGSLYGWDKPILEWGFTPFIVGDFLKLALAALLVPAIWKLVGKARS
- a CDS encoding DUF6314 family protein; this translates as MGRLFAFIGSYDVSRDIDDRKVGAHSRFEGRAVLSALPHGAAYREIGALILNDQRFEAERSYLWHENAGRIWVRFADGRDFHDFDPTLGGLASAHLCGADMYRGGYDLSDWPRWNVTWEVSGPRKDYRSVTTYAPTT
- a CDS encoding acyl-homoserine-lactone synthase; translated protein: MKNITFELSNVHLYGPAFFDYLSLRKRFFVDELHWQIPHNADVEMDQYDNPMARYSLVLDDDGRVVAGARAMSTTAKWGDHTYMLKDAMTGKLGTIPNNLLSEIVDSPKVWECTRLVMAPEINSMRARLQCLDMIVGGLIDMATAEGAERMMSLSNLWVLRALKRLGYGAEFLGQPYENGDDGHKYAVIGIPARHKQVADNVLQMSAA
- a CDS encoding SH3-like domain-containing protein; the protein is MTDSKTPSAARRWHDQHARRWHDMGGDTAGPIPMHQRPDADNDFSLWEKRVDALMILGAAKGFFTVDGLRRVLEDMGEDAFETMTYYERWIMAVNQNLIEGGAYTTADLAAKMADVTARGDTYGDATAPVL